The Hevea brasiliensis isolate MT/VB/25A 57/8 chromosome 9, ASM3005281v1, whole genome shotgun sequence nucleotide sequence GTAGAGGGGAGTTtacttttctttaaattcataaaAGAGGTTACACCATCTAAGCTATGTTCATGTGACATATGTGCATGCTTGTGCGCGTGCAAGTGCATATGTATCTTTTGCACAGTTTGTTCTTAATATCTAGTAATCAATCGTTTCTATCGAGATTTAgttaattttgaatataattctAATACCTTTTTCtcagtttttttttattatttttaaaaatttttactttCTATATTAAATTGTATTGACTGGAACAGCACAGCCATGTAAAATAGATACTTGTTTCCACTATGTGTTTATCCTACTGCTAGTCATATTAGAGCTTGCCAGCAGATCCCTAGGACTCAGCATAGACAGGACCAATAGAAATTCAAACTTCTACAGTAAAAAAGGATGTAATCCTAGGCCAGTTGGACTCCATGCTAGGGTTCCAGATGGACAACATAACAGGTGTTCATCACAACCTTCTAGGTATGATCACTTGGATTTTGGAGATATTATGGAGAGAGACATGGTTGATGTCCCTGAATATCATGGAAAGTTAGACGCTAATATCTTCATAGATTGGCTAGGTGATctctatttttattatgtttggaTCTTTTATTGAGCTTATGGTGTAAATTCTATTGTCATACGGACTATGCATTGAGTGTGATCTGCtagtttttttcttaaaaaatggtTTAATCATGCAAGTCAACTTTCTCCCTCCTTGACAAAGCCATTGTGGATTGATAAGATTTTACGATTTTATTTCTTCCTCATCTATCCTTGCTTTTCCCATCATATTTCTAAAATGATAGCAAATTATCTTCTATATTCTTTTTTCCAGACAATTTGTGATGTTTTGTTTAGTTAGTAATTACTTGGCTCATGGTGTATATGCTTTTATATGATGACCTTTCTGGCAAATTTTATATTATGTAACTTGGGTAAATGATCTTTGTACCGTTTGTATCTTgacgatctctctctctctctctctctctctctctctctctctctctctctctctctctctcaacatttTATGTTGTAGGCATACACCCATGGATTATGATGACAATGATTTTCACAGCCAGAATCTTCATTTAGCTGGTGAAGGGAGCAATAAATTTCCTCCTGTTCTACGGCCATATGCTCTTCCAAAGTTTGATTTTGATGACAGTCTTCACGGAAATTTGAGGTTTGACAGTTTGGTTGAAACTGAGGTTTTTCTGGGCATTGAAAGTAACGAAGATAGCCAGTGGATTGAAGATTTCTCCCGCGGTAGCAGTGGGATACAGTTCAATTCAGGTGGTGCAGAGTCTTGCTCAATTTCTAGGTGCAACAATGTCTGGTCTGAGGCAACTTCCTCAGAATCTGTTGAAATGTTATTAAAATCTGTTGGCCAGGAAGAACATATTCCTGCACAAATTAGTTCAAAGGAGTCGGATGCCTGTGATGAACTGGGTTGCATAATAAAGCAAATGGAGCCCAGCTCAAAACAGGATACTAATATACCAGCTAGAGTGGTAGGTGTTACTAATTTGCAGCCCACATTACAGCCAGGTGAATTTCCTGAAAATTTTTCTGTGTTAAATGATGATGGTGGTGGGCAGCAGCCTCAAGTTAGGGATAGTTCACAGGCTCATCAAGCCATTGCATCTGTTGATCCAGGTTTAGGTGACCTAACTGCTATTAGTGTAGACGTCAGGTTACCCATTGCTGAGGGGAGTCAGTTCATTGAtgataaatgtaatgaaattaaTCAAAGGGAAGGCGATACTGTTATTAATGAATCTTTAGATAACAGGACACAAGAAGGTTCTGCTTCAGCGACACAAATTAATAATGCATTTGCTACTGTCAAAAACATCATTACGAGCAATGATGAATTGATTAATGAAGGTTCACCAAATCATGTAAATGAGACTGCTGATGAAAATGTTGATGTTTCAGGAACAGATAAAGGTGAGCACCAGGAGAAAGGGGTTGTGTTAAGCCGGGTTTTGAATGCAGAAATGGATGAAAGGGACACTCCTCATTTGAACAATCCTCTTTGTATGGCCTCAGTGGAATCTATGGAAGAAGCAAGTGCAATTGAAAATAACATGGACAGTGTAGAAGAACCTAATATAATACCCAAGGGGGATTCTGGCTTAGATACACATGTTCATTCTGCAGTACATGCACGTGAAGTACCACCGGTGGTGATTGAAGGAAATACTGCAGTTGAAAGTCATGAAGTTGAGAAGTCTGGGGCATGTCTGTTACCTACAGAAGAGAATAAATGTGCTGAAGATAAATTGGATGAAAGTTCTTGTTTGCCCGAGGTCCATTCTTCAGCTGAGTTTGTCAATGAGACACATGCTGAGGGCCATGTTTCATCCTCCACAATTGTTGAATCCAAGCAAATGTGTAAAAAAAATGAAGTCCCCAGACAATGTGATGTTGACAAATGTGATAAAGATATTCATGTTATTGAACAAAAAGAGAACATTGTTTTGCCTGCTGATGATAGTAATAGAGATACGATAATTGATAAAGGGGTTGGTACCTCTTCTTTTGTTGAAGGTAGCGCAGGAAATGAGTTGATAGTTTCCGAACCTCAATCAGATTCTACTGCTGGAAGAGAATCAGGTAAATGATAAATTCTTACTTTGCTTTCTCGTAGCCCTGAAATTTGCAGAATTAAGTTATTGTAAAACTCTTTTTTTCCTCTCTCTTGCAGCAGCAGATTTCACCTTTGAAAGTGCTAACTTGTCCTGTAATGCAGTGGATGAGGTTCCTGTGACCTCTGGGAATGGCACTAGTACAGATGCAGTAATTGATCACAAGGATGTTGAAGTGTCTGGTTTACCTGTAGTGTTTACTTGCTCAGATAGAGAGGAAGAAATTGTTGCCAAGATTTCCACGGAAACAAGTTTATGTGATCACAAGGCATCTTGTCAAGTGACGACTAGAGTAGATCCTGTTTCTGAATCTGAAAAAGAATCTTTTGCTGCTGCTGAGCAGATGATGTGTGAGCCAGTTGATCATTCTGTGTCAGCAGTGGATGCTTGTAATACAGAAGGCGGACTTGAACCTCTTGAAGTAGTAACAAAAAAAATGGGTCAGGACTGCACAAAGGATAAAGAAGTGTGTCAAGCTCCTTGTGATTCATCTGCAAACAAGGGAGACAGCATTGTAGCACTTGTAAAAGAAAATGATgacaagaaaattaaaaatatttcagGTGAGTATCTGTAATTTGTAGAACTAGTACATGAGGATTTGGTAATTTATTGTTTTGTATTATTCTTGGCATTACATGAAATTACTTAACACATGGAGCTTGGGATGCTAATTCTAGCTGTCCAGCTTGCTCTGTAGCTTGTTCATAAGGATATGTGCCAATAATGCCAACTGTGTACGTCAACTTGCAATTTGATTTGTACATACGCATGCATATGGCTGAACTATTCTTTTGTAAAattaagcattcaaatttcaaatatagAAAAACTTTGCAATCATTGCCTTTCATGTTTCATAGAAAAACCGGTGATCAGATGTTTCGGAATGGATTAAATTGGCTTTGTTTGCTACTTCAACGTGCACTTGAACTATTTTTGTATATAGATATTGGATTAATGAATTCatgtttgaaatttttaatgATGTGTATTCttaattcttttctttttctttgcgaGATAGTTTTTTCATTTCTCATACTGGAACTTGATATATATTTTTGtcatttcatgctttctcattcATACAGAACCAACTGTAAACAATGAGATACTTGTGCCTGTGCCCTCGGCCATAAAAGAGTCTTTCCAGGATACTAATCATAAAGGTCAGGAGGAACACAGTGTTATGGTATCTGGAGGTAAGAGTTTTCAGCAGAGTACTGTTCAAAGCACTAATGGTAGatcatttaatattatttattggtTAAGATTTACTTTTATTTCCATTTGCCATCTTAGTTTGTATCTGTTTTGATTACTATAAAATTCAGAAGGATTCCCTCTGTTTTGCATTTTCTGAATCCTAAGCTATGCTTTGTGCAGAAGAACACGAAAGTAGTGATAACCTTGACAAGCGAGCTGGTGGTTCCCCTACTGTCATTAGAACTACTGAACTTTCTCGTGGTGAAAGTAACAAGGAGGAACTCAGAAGATTGTCAGATCAGAGTGTTTCAGTTTCTGAGGTAACTGATGGTGACACCATCAAAATAAAGTCTGCTTCTAAGGATCCAAATCAAAATGATGCCTCTAAAGATGAGAGTAGTTTCACGTTTGAGGTCAGTCCAATGGCAGATTTGCCTCAAAAAGATGCCAAGAACTGGCAGCCCTTTTCAAATATAGAAGCTGGCAAAGCATCCCCGGTAAATTCTATCACATTTTAGTACTGTTCCTATAATTTTTGTACTTAGATTACTTTTTGTTTTCCTGATTTATGTCCTGTTTTTTTTACTGTAATATGTAGGTATATATACATGTATACTGTGACATAACTCTTTTAATACTCAATATGACCCTTTATTAATTTGTTTTCCTTCCTGTCTTTTCTAAAGATTGTGGATGGATCTACTTCAACATCTGGCTTAGGCCAATTGGATCCCAAGATTGCTCAAGATCTTTCTCGGGGAAGTTCAAAGGTTTCTGATGTAGCTATTGCACGTGGTGCTTCAAAAGGTAGTTCTGAGCGTAAAACTAGACGAGCTTCAGGTAAGTCGACAGCAAAAGAAACTGCTAAGAAGGGAAATCCTGTTAAAGTAGCTTCATCTATGAGATCAGATAGAGGAGACAAAATAACCAATGTTTCCCTGAGCACATCTGGTGTTTCTCAACTTGTGCAATCCAATGAGATGCAACGCTATGGACATTTGGACTCCTGTAATGTAAAACCATTTGTTCTTGCACCATCGACTTCTGGTCTGCCAGATTTGAATTCTTCAGTTTCTCTAGCTGCAGTGTTTCAGCAACCTTTCACAGATTTACAGCAAGTGCAATTGCGGGCTCAGATATTTGTTTATGGAGCTTTGATGTGGGTTCTATTCTTTGATGTTTTTTGCTAATGACACATTATAGTGTAGATAAGGGTGGAGTTGGCCAAATTGACTTTATGAATGTGATTAAGGTGCTTTTGGATGTCTTTTGGTGATACACTTGCACCTCCAGCTCCACCCAACCCagaaaaaatataaagaaaaaaaaaaagacaaggcTTAGCTGGTGTTTGTTAAGGTCTTATTGTTTATTCTCCAAAAAGATTTCTGGTTTGATGATTATGATCCTACTTCTAATTGTGTTTGAAATTGTTGCTGCAGTCAAGGAACGCCACCTGATGAAGCATATATGATATCTGCATTTGGAGGACCCGGTAAGTCATCCTTCTTcctccctcctctctctctctctctctctctctctctctctctctctctctgtgatgGCACTTGACAGTGATGTTGAAATTGTCCGCTATTGTGGGCCTGTAGATGGTGGTAGGAGCATTTGGGAGAATACCTGGCGCTTGTGTATAGAAAGGCTTCACGGTCAAAAGTCGCCTCTCATTACCCCTGAGACACCTTTGCAATCCCGTTCAGGTATCTATCTGGTTGAAATCTTATTAGCTTTGATTTGAACTTGGTTGAGTGCATGTGTTTCAAAATTGAGATTTACAGGTGCTAGTGCTCCCGAGCAATCAATTAAACAAAATGCACTTCAAAGTAAAGCAGTCTCTCCACCTGTTGTTCGTGGCAGCAGCAAGGGTACTCCTACAATCGTGAATCCAATTGTACCCCTCTCTTCACCACTTTGGAGCATGCCTACTCCTAGTGACACCATGCAAACAAGTGGCATGACAAGGAGTCCAGTTATGGATTATCAACGAGCACTTTCTCCTTTGCATCCTCATCAAGCTCCGGTTATCAGGAATTTTGTTGGACATAGCCCTTCTTGGCTATCTCAGGCTCCCTTTGGTGGCCCTTGGGTTGCATCTCCACAGACTTCTACTCTTGACGTAAGTGGTCGTTTTTCTGTGCAATCGCCTATCACTGAAACTGTTCAATTGACACCTGTAAAAGAATCATCTGTGCCCCATTTATCTGGTGCAAAGCTGACAAGTCCCATGGTTCAGAGTGGAGCCTCTGCTTGTGTTTTTACTGGGACAACTTCTGTGCTTGATACGAAAATGGTAACATCATCGGGCAATCTAACTTCTGCTGATCCAAAacctagaaaaagaaaaaagacttCAGCTTCTGAGAATCCTGGGATGAATATTTTGCCACCTCCACCTCATGTGGAACCAATTATTACTTCTGTTGTTGCTAATCCTTTGTCTACTTCCATTGCCATCACAACTCCTGTTGGCTTTATTTCTAAAGCCCCCACAGAGAAATTCATTAAATCTGCAACTCCTACTTCTTCGGATCTTACAAAAGGGAGCCAGAATATGGAACCAAGGTCAATTTTATCAGAGGATACCCTTGGTAAGATAAAGGAGGCTAGGCTGCAGGCAGAGGATGCTGCTGCTCTTGCTGCTTCTGCTGCTAGTCAGAGCGAGGAAATATGGGACCAGTTAGCTAAGCAGAGAAATTCTGGGTTGTTACCAGATGATGAAACCAAGCTAGCTTCTGCAGCCGTTGCAATAGCAGCTGCCGCTGCTGTTGCAAAGGCGGCAGCTGCAGCTGCCAAGGTTGCATCGAATGCTGCATTGCAAGCTAAACTAATGGCTGAAGAAGCAGTGGTTTGTGGTGGTCACCAGAACCCTAGTCAAATGAATGTTCTCTCTCTTTCTGATGGCATGAAAAATTTGGGTAAGGCTACACCTGCATCCATTTTGAAGGGTGGAGATGGAACAAACAGTTCCAATTCAGTTCTCGTTGCTGCAAGGGAGGCTGCTAGAAGGAGGGTTGAAACTGCTTTGGCTGCATCAAAACGAGCTGAAAATATGGATGCCATAGTAAAAGCTGCAGAGTTGGCGGCTGAAGCTGTGTCTCAAGCTGGGAAAATAGTGGCTATGGGTGATCCTTTGCCGTTGAGTGAGCTTGTAGCTGCTGGTCCAGGGGGTTATTGGAAAGTAGGACAAGTAACTTCTGAGCCGGTTTCAAAATCAAATGACATTGGTAGAGAAAATGTGAATGTGGACAGTGGTGGAGGTTCAGATACTTCTACCGGGCAGTTAAAGGAGATTGCATCAGATGAGAAAGAAAATCAGATAACTGACCTTGGGAAGTCACCTGCTTCTAGAGACATATCTAGCGAGGAACATGGGAGATTTTTAGATGGTGTCTCTGGCTCTTGTGCGTCCACTGCAAAGGTTGCCAAAGGGCAAAAGGGCCGCAAGGCTTCTGATTTGGCCAAAACTATTGGGGTGGTCCCTGAATCTGAGAATGGAGCCAGATGTTCCATTGTTCAGAACGAGTATGGAAAGGTGGAAACTCTAAAAGAGAATAGCATCAAGGAGAATTCCATTGTCGAGGTTTGAAATTTCTAACTCTGCAATAGCATTTTTTATTTACGAATGCAGTAAATTGTACTCTGCTCTGATGTGGATTTGAAAACTGTGTTCCTGTTGAATATCCTATATAGTTTCTCTCTTCTTCCTTGTTGCTTTTTTGGCTGTCCATTAATTAACATTTTAAGCCTTTGTTTTTGTTGTTACTATTATTGAAAGGTTTTTAAAGATGGAAGTGGATTTAAGGCAGCTTGGTTCCCAGCAAAAGTTTTGAGTTTAAAGGACGGGAAGGCTTATGTGAGTTACACCGAGCTTACATCAGGTGAAGGTAAAGTATTTTCTTCACTGAAAACTGGCAGAGGTGCATAATTAATGAATGAATGCAATGTTAACATCTGTGAATGCAAAAACCTTGGAGAACACTTGTACTGAATCTAGATGAACTCTGCTTTGCATGCAGGACTCTTAGGGTAATGTCATGTGGTCATCACCCTTAGTAAGAAGTTGATTTTCATCCTGATTATGTATACCTGTAAACAACAAATCTAACTTGTTTGATTGTTGCATTATTGTCAAATCTTCATGTTGGAATATGGCTTGTAGGAACAAGCCCCACATCGGCAGAATATAAGAAAACTAAACGGCATATAAATTCAAGGCAAACCAAACCAAAATGGCTTAGGCCATTCTGCTTGTAGCTCAGATATGTATAGCTCCTGTGCTTTGGAGAGATGGtagatttcttgttatattaattTTGGCACCATTTCAGTTGTGACTACTTTTCCCCTAATAATTCTTCTTTTGTGAGGAGGTTTTAAAAAAGTGGAAGGAATATAGTAGTATTGGAATTTGTTGCTTATAATATATGCATGAATTGAAATCTATAATCCATTTATTTTATCAGTTTGATTTTATTCATCAGGCTCAGAAAAGCTAAAGGAGTGGGTTCCACTTGAAGGTGAAGGAGATGAGGCACCCAAAATGCGCGTTGCCCGTCCTCATACTGCCATGCCATTTGAAGGCACAAGGAAGAGAAGGAGAGCTGCAATGGGGGACTATGATTGGTCTATTGGTGATAGAGTTGATGCATGGATACAAGATAGGTATACATGTATATGCCATTGATGTATGGTTTGTGATAAAGAGTTACTGCTACTAAGGTTCCTAAGTTTAGTATGATAGTTAATTGGCTTGTTTTGGGGGAGAAAGATAGGAGGGAGGAAGGGATTCTTGAAGTTCTTGTGCTTTACTTTGCTTAATTATGCACAAAGCCATTGCCTAAGACCTAAGTTCTTTCTAAGAAATCGATGGAATTATGGAAGTGTCCTTTGGGACCATTATCTTCACATTTCAATTTCTGTTCTTGCACATTGAATGCGTGAAAATAATAAAGCTAATTTTTCAATCCCCCAAGTGCTAGACAGGCAGATGTTCTAGTTCATTTTGGATCCTATCTCTTTTATGAATGCTcttgtttgttttatttcttttcctTCCCCCCTTCTTGGATGCTTTTGTTGCTTAATTTTATAGAAGAATCTGCTTTTCTTTATCTAGCTTGCGTGAATTGATGATAACTTGTTAATTGACTATAAGCAATCTGCGATTAGGGGAAAGTATACATCTTTTTCTATCATGATGAGGAAGACTACTGATGCTGTCCAAGAATATCCAATTTAGGAATTATTTTggtttttatt carries:
- the LOC110666046 gene encoding uncharacterized protein LOC110666046 isoform X3, which encodes MDYDDNDFHSQNLHLAGEGSNKFPPVLRPYALPKFDFDDSLHGNLRFDSLVETEVFLGIESNEDSQWIEDFSRGSSGIQFNSGGAESCSISRCNNVWSEATSSESVEMLLKSVGQEEHIPAQISSKESDACDELGCIIKQMEPSSKQDTNIPARVVGVTNLQPTLQPGEFPENFSVLNDDGGGQQPQVRDSSQAHQAIASVDPGLGDLTAISVDVRLPIAEGSQFIDDKCNEINQREGDTVINESLDNRTQEGSASATQINNAFATVKNIITSNDELINEGSPNHVNETADENVDVSGTDKGEHQEKGVVLSRVLNAEMDERDTPHLNNPLCMASVESMEEASAIENNMDSVEEPNIIPKGDSGLDTHVHSAVHAREVPPVVIEGNTAVESHEVEKSGACLLPTEENKCAEDKLDESSCLPEVHSSAEFVNETHAEGHVSSSTIVESKQMCKKNEVPRQCDVDKCDKDIHVIEQKENIVLPADDSNRDTIIDKGVGTSSFVEGSAGNELIVSEPQSDSTAGRESVDEVPVTSGNGTSTDAVIDHKDVEVSGLPVVFTCSDREEEIVAKISTETSLCDHKASCQVTTRVDPVSESEKESFAAAEQMMCEPVDHSVSAVDACNTEGGLEPLEVVTKKMGQDCTKDKEVCQAPCDSSANKGDSIVALVKENDDKKIKNISEPTVNNEILVPVPSAIKESFQDTNHKGQEEHSVMVSGEEHESSDNLDKRAGGSPTVIRTTELSRGESNKEELRRLSDQSVSVSEVTDGDTIKIKSASKDPNQNDASKDESSFTFEVSPMADLPQKDAKNWQPFSNIEAGKASPIVDGSTSTSGLGQLDPKIAQDLSRGSSKVSDVAIARGASKGSSERKTRRASGKSTAKETAKKGNPVKVASSMRSDRGDKITNVSLSTSGVSQLVQSNEMQRYGHLDSCNVKPFVLAPSTSGLPDLNSSVSLAAVFQQPFTDLQQVQLRAQIFVYGALIQGTPPDEAYMISAFGGPDGGRSIWENTWRLCIERLHGQKSPLITPETPLQSRSGASAPEQSIKQNALQSKAVSPPVVRGSSKGTPTIVNPIVPLSSPLWSMPTPSDTMQTSGMTRSPVMDYQRALSPLHPHQAPVIRNFVGHSPSWLSQAPFGGPWVASPQTSTLDVSGRFSVQSPITETVQLTPVKESSVPHLSGAKLTSPMVQSGASACVFTGTTSVLDTKMVTSSGNLTSADPKPRKRKKTSASENPGMNILPPPPHVEPIITSVVANPLSTSIAITTPVGFISKAPTEKFIKSATPTSSDLTKGSQNMEPRSILSEDTLGKIKEARLQAEDAAALAASAASQSEEIWDQLAKQRNSGLLPDDETKLASAAVAIAAAAAVAKAAAAAAKVASNAALQAKLMAEEAVVCGGHQNPSQMNVLSLSDGMKNLGKATPASILKGGDGTNSSNSVLVAAREAARRRVETALAASKRAENMDAIVKAAELAAEAVSQAGKIVAMGDPLPLSELVAAGPGGYWKVGQVTSEPVSKSNDIGRENVNVDSGGGSDTSTGQLKEIASDEKENQITDLGKSPASRDISSEEHGRFLDGVSGSCASTAKVAKGQKGRKASDLAKTIGVVPESENGARCSIVQNEYGKVETLKENSIKENSIVEVFKDGSGFKAAWFPAKVLSLKDGKAYVSYTELTSGEGSEKLKEWVPLEGEGDEAPKMRVARPHTAMPFEGTRKRRRAAMGDYDWSIGDRVDAWIQDSWWEGVVTEKSKKDEPVVTVNFPAQGETTILKPWELRPSLIWKDEEWIEWSNSGENKQSSQGGDTPQMKRPRVHSPVVEAKEKDKTSKSIDAVESDKSDDPKLFDLSADEKLFNIGKSTRYENRSDSLRMTRTGLQKEGSRVIFGVPKPGKKRKFMEVSKHYVADRSSQINEPNDSVKLTKYLMPQGAGSRGWKSSKTESNERRAAIPKPRVLKSAKPQNVSVRTIPQKDNLSSTAVSAPDDGAVADNTMKAKDSVNHGVNTLEKQNLMGFQSFSSSDGPTEGPILFSALAPTSDTVSSKKMHTSNAKPERVSKGKLAPAGGKLSKIEEDKALNGNSTKLTSDPVEPRRSNRRIQPTSRLLEGLQSSLMVSKIPSVSHDKSHKSRNVSRAGNNNG
- the LOC110666046 gene encoding uncharacterized protein LOC110666046 isoform X1, which codes for MDYDDNDFHSQNLHLAGEGSNKFPPVLRPYALPKFDFDDSLHGNLRFDSLVETEVFLGIESNEDSQWIEDFSRGSSGIQFNSGGAESCSISRCNNVWSEATSSESVEMLLKSVGQEEHIPAQISSKESDACDELGCIIKQMEPSSKQDTNIPARVVGVTNLQPTLQPGEFPENFSVLNDDGGGQQPQVRDSSQAHQAIASVDPGLGDLTAISVDVRLPIAEGSQFIDDKCNEINQREGDTVINESLDNRTQEGSASATQINNAFATVKNIITSNDELINEGSPNHVNETADENVDVSGTDKGEHQEKGVVLSRVLNAEMDERDTPHLNNPLCMASVESMEEASAIENNMDSVEEPNIIPKGDSGLDTHVHSAVHAREVPPVVIEGNTAVESHEVEKSGACLLPTEENKCAEDKLDESSCLPEVHSSAEFVNETHAEGHVSSSTIVESKQMCKKNEVPRQCDVDKCDKDIHVIEQKENIVLPADDSNRDTIIDKGVGTSSFVEGSAGNELIVSEPQSDSTAGRESAADFTFESANLSCNAVDEVPVTSGNGTSTDAVIDHKDVEVSGLPVVFTCSDREEEIVAKISTETSLCDHKASCQVTTRVDPVSESEKESFAAAEQMMCEPVDHSVSAVDACNTEGGLEPLEVVTKKMGQDCTKDKEVCQAPCDSSANKGDSIVALVKENDDKKIKNISEPTVNNEILVPVPSAIKESFQDTNHKGQEEHSVMVSGEEHESSDNLDKRAGGSPTVIRTTELSRGESNKEELRRLSDQSVSVSEVTDGDTIKIKSASKDPNQNDASKDESSFTFEVSPMADLPQKDAKNWQPFSNIEAGKASPIVDGSTSTSGLGQLDPKIAQDLSRGSSKVSDVAIARGASKGSSERKTRRASGKSTAKETAKKGNPVKVASSMRSDRGDKITNVSLSTSGVSQLVQSNEMQRYGHLDSCNVKPFVLAPSTSGLPDLNSSVSLAAVFQQPFTDLQQVQLRAQIFVYGALIQGTPPDEAYMISAFGGPDGGRSIWENTWRLCIERLHGQKSPLITPETPLQSRSGASAPEQSIKQNALQSKAVSPPVVRGSSKGTPTIVNPIVPLSSPLWSMPTPSDTMQTSGMTRSPVMDYQRALSPLHPHQAPVIRNFVGHSPSWLSQAPFGGPWVASPQTSTLDVSGRFSVQSPITETVQLTPVKESSVPHLSGAKLTSPMVQSGASACVFTGTTSVLDTKMVTSSGNLTSADPKPRKRKKTSASENPGMNILPPPPHVEPIITSVVANPLSTSIAITTPVGFISKAPTEKFIKSATPTSSDLTKGSQNMEPRSILSEDTLGKIKEARLQAEDAAALAASAASQSEEIWDQLAKQRNSGLLPDDETKLASAAVAIAAAAAVAKAAAAAAKVASNAALQAKLMAEEAVVCGGHQNPSQMNVLSLSDGMKNLGKATPASILKGGDGTNSSNSVLVAAREAARRRVETALAASKRAENMDAIVKAAELAAEAVSQAGKIVAMGDPLPLSELVAAGPGGYWKVGQVTSEPVSKSNDIGRENVNVDSGGGSDTSTGQLKEIASDEKENQITDLGKSPASRDISSEEHGRFLDGVSGSCASTAKVAKGQKGRKASDLAKTIGVVPESENGARCSIVQNEYGKVETLKENSIKENSIVEVFKDGSGFKAAWFPAKVLSLKDGKAYVSYTELTSGEGSEKLKEWVPLEGEGDEAPKMRVARPHTAMPFEGTRKRRRAAMGDYDWSIGDRVDAWIQDSWWEGVVTEKSKKDEPVVTVNFPAQGETTILKPWELRPSLIWKDEEWIEWSNSGENKQSSQGGDTPQMKRPRVHSPVVEAKEKDKTSKSIDAVESDKSDDPKLFDLSADEKLFNIGKSTRYENRSDSLRMTRTGLQKEGSRVIFGVPKPGKKRKFMEVSKHYVADRSSQINEPNDSVKLTKYLMPQGAGSRGWKSSKTESNERRAAIPKPRVLKSAKPQNVSVRTIPQKDNLSSTAVSAPDDGAVADNTMKAKDSVNHGVNTLEKQNLMGFQSFSSSDGPTEGPILFSALAPTSDTVSSKKMHTSNAKPERVSKGKLAPAGGKLSKIEEDKALNGNSTKLTSDPVEPRRSNRRIQPTSRLLEGLQSSLMVSKIPSVSHDKSHKSRNVSRAGNNNG
- the LOC110666046 gene encoding uncharacterized protein LOC110666046 isoform X4, coding for MDYDDNDFHSQNLHLAGEGSNKFPPVLRPYALPKFDFDDSLHGNLRFDSLVETEVFLGIESNEDSQWIEDFSRGSSGIQFNSGGAESCSISRCNNVWSEATSSESVEMLLKSVGQEEHIPAQISSKESDACDELGCIIKQMEPSSKQDTNIPARVVGVTNLQPTLQPGTDKGEHQEKGVVLSRVLNAEMDERDTPHLNNPLCMASVESMEEASAIENNMDSVEEPNIIPKGDSGLDTHVHSAVHAREVPPVVIEGNTAVESHEVEKSGACLLPTEENKCAEDKLDESSCLPEVHSSAEFVNETHAEGHVSSSTIVESKQMCKKNEVPRQCDVDKCDKDIHVIEQKENIVLPADDSNRDTIIDKGVGTSSFVEGSAGNELIVSEPQSDSTAGRESAADFTFESANLSCNAVDEVPVTSGNGTSTDAVIDHKDVEVSGLPVVFTCSDREEEIVAKISTETSLCDHKASCQVTTRVDPVSESEKESFAAAEQMMCEPVDHSVSAVDACNTEGGLEPLEVVTKKMGQDCTKDKEVCQAPCDSSANKGDSIVALVKENDDKKIKNISEPTVNNEILVPVPSAIKESFQDTNHKGQEEHSVMVSGEEHESSDNLDKRAGGSPTVIRTTELSRGESNKEELRRLSDQSVSVSEVTDGDTIKIKSASKDPNQNDASKDESSFTFEVSPMADLPQKDAKNWQPFSNIEAGKASPIVDGSTSTSGLGQLDPKIAQDLSRGSSKVSDVAIARGASKGSSERKTRRASGKSTAKETAKKGNPVKVASSMRSDRGDKITNVSLSTSGVSQLVQSNEMQRYGHLDSCNVKPFVLAPSTSGLPDLNSSVSLAAVFQQPFTDLQQVQLRAQIFVYGALIQGTPPDEAYMISAFGGPDGGRSIWENTWRLCIERLHGQKSPLITPETPLQSRSGASAPEQSIKQNALQSKAVSPPVVRGSSKGTPTIVNPIVPLSSPLWSMPTPSDTMQTSGMTRSPVMDYQRALSPLHPHQAPVIRNFVGHSPSWLSQAPFGGPWVASPQTSTLDVSGRFSVQSPITETVQLTPVKESSVPHLSGAKLTSPMVQSGASACVFTGTTSVLDTKMVTSSGNLTSADPKPRKRKKTSASENPGMNILPPPPHVEPIITSVVANPLSTSIAITTPVGFISKAPTEKFIKSATPTSSDLTKGSQNMEPRSILSEDTLGKIKEARLQAEDAAALAASAASQSEEIWDQLAKQRNSGLLPDDETKLASAAVAIAAAAAVAKAAAAAAKVASNAALQAKLMAEEAVVCGGHQNPSQMNVLSLSDGMKNLGKATPASILKGGDGTNSSNSVLVAAREAARRRVETALAASKRAENMDAIVKAAELAAEAVSQAGKIVAMGDPLPLSELVAAGPGGYWKVGQVTSEPVSKSNDIGRENVNVDSGGGSDTSTGQLKEIASDEKENQITDLGKSPASRDISSEEHGRFLDGVSGSCASTAKVAKGQKGRKASDLAKTIGVVPESENGARCSIVQNEYGKVETLKENSIKENSIVEVFKDGSGFKAAWFPAKVLSLKDGKAYVSYTELTSGEGSEKLKEWVPLEGEGDEAPKMRVARPHTAMPFEGTRKRRRAAMGDYDWSIGDRVDAWIQDSWWEGVVTEKSKKDEPVVTVNFPAQGETTILKPWELRPSLIWKDEEWIEWSNSGENKQSSQGGDTPQMKRPRVHSPVVEAKEKDKTSKSIDAVESDKSDDPKLFDLSADEKLFNIGKSTRYENRSDSLRMTRTGLQKEGSRVIFGVPKPGKKRKFMEVSKHYVADRSSQINEPNDSVKLTKYLMPQGAGSRGWKSSKTESNERRAAIPKPRVLKSAKPQNVSVRTIPQKDNLSSTAVSAPDDGAVADNTMKAKDSVNHGVNTLEKQNLMGFQSFSSSDGPTEGPILFSALAPTSDTVSSKKMHTSNAKPERVSKGKLAPAGGKLSKIEEDKALNGNSTKLTSDPVEPRRSNRRIQPTSRLLEGLQSSLMVSKIPSVSHDKSHKSRNVSRAGNNNG